One Bos taurus isolate L1 Dominette 01449 registration number 42190680 breed Hereford chromosome 3, ARS-UCD2.0, whole genome shotgun sequence DNA window includes the following coding sequences:
- the OR9S29 gene encoding olfactory receptor family 9 subfamily S member 29: protein MSPHRNGNLSVMPLQEFVLDGFEGGLQTQALLFALFLVLYVVAILGNLIMMVVITLDARLHSPMYFFLKNLSLVDLCYSSVIAPKALANFLSSSKVITFEGCATQFFLFSMLVTTEGFLLAVMAYDRFMAICSPLRYPISMCPSVCARLMLGCYSGGCLNSILQTSFTFSLPFCSSNHIDHFFCDVPPLLKLACADTTINELLLFGICGLIIMGTILVIVISYSYITVTILRMHSGGGRHKLLSTCGSHMTAVSLLYGTVFVMYAQPGAVQSMEQGKVVSVFYTLVIPMLNPLIYSLRNKDVKDALWRLGQKHTAT from the coding sequence ATGTCACCCCACAGAAATGGAAACCTCTCAGTGATGCCTCTGCAGGAGTTTGTGCTGGATGGATTTGAGGGTGGTCTGCAGACCCAGGCCCTGCTCTTTGCTCTGTTCCTGGTCCTGTACGTGGTGGCCATCCTGGGGAACCTCATCATGATGGTGGTCATCACCTTGGATGCCCGTCTGCACTCCccaatgtacttcttcctcaaGAACCTCTCACTTGTGGACCTGTGTTACTCGTCTGTCATTGCACCTAAGGCCTTGGCCAACTTCCTGTCCTCCTCCAAGGTCATTACCTTTGAGGGATGTGCCACCCagttcttcctcttctccatgCTGGTCACCACTGAGGGATTCCTCTTggctgtgatggcctatgaccgcttcaTGGCCATCTGCAGCCCCCTGCGCTATCCTATCTCCATGTGCCCCTCGGTCTGTGCTCGCCTGATGCTGGGCTGCTACTCTGGGGGCTGCCTCAACTCCATTCTGCAGACCAGCTTCACATTCAGCCTCCCGTTCTGCAGCTCCAACCACATTGACCACTTCTTCTGTGATGTGCCGCCTCTACTCAAGCTTGCCTGTGCTGACACTACCATCAATGAGCTGCTCTTGTTTGGCATTTGTGGCCTCATTATCATGGGCACCATACTTGTGATTGTCATCTCCTACAGCTACATCACAGTGACCATCCTGAGGATGCACTCAGGAGGAGGGAGACACAAGCTCTTATCTACCTGTGGCTCCCACATGACAGCCGTGTCCCTCCTTTATGGGACTGTCTTTGTCATGTATGCCCAGCCGGGagctgtgcagtccatggagcagGGCAAGGTGGTCTCTGTCTTCTACACCCTGGTCATCCCGATGCTGAATCCCCTCATCTACAGTCTGAGAAACAAGGACGTGAAGGATGCCCTGTGGAGACTGGGGCAGAAACACACAGCCACATGA
- the OR9S41 gene encoding olfactory receptor family 9 subfamily S member 41 has protein sequence MLTPQNGNVSAMPLQEFVLDGFAGDPQTQALLFALFLALYVVAVLGNLTMIVVITLDARLHFPMYFFLKNLSFVDLCYSSVIYPKALANFLSSSKVITFAGCATQFFFFSMLVTTEGFLLALMAYDRFMAICSPLRYPISMCPSVCACLVLGCYCGGSFNSIVQTPLTFTLPFCGSNHIDHFHCDVPPLLKLACADTMTNELVMFGLSGLIIMGTTLVVLVSYGYITVTILRMSSGEGRHKLFSTCGSHMTAVSLFYGTLFVMYAQPGAVESMEQGKVVSVFYTLVIPMLNPLVYSLRNKDVKDALWRLGQKHTAK, from the coding sequence ATGTTAACCCCCCAAAATGGAAACGTCTCAGCGATGCCTCTGCAGGAGTTTGTGCTGGATGGATTTGCGGGTGACCCACAGACCCAGGCCCTGCTCTTTGCTCTGTTCCTGGCCCTGTACGTGGTGGCCGTCCTGGGGAACCTCACCATGATCGTGGTCATCACCCTTGATGCCCGTCTGCACTTCCCGATGTACTTCTTCCTCAAGAACCTCTCCTTTGTGGACCTGTGTTACTCATCTGTCATCTACCCCAAGGCCCTGGCCAACTTCCTGTCCTCCTCCAAGGTCATCACCTTTGCAGGATGTGCCACccagttctttttcttctccatgcTGGTCACCACAGAGGGTTTCCTCCTGGCcctgatggcctatgaccgcttcaTGGCCATCTGCAGCCCCCTGCGCTATCCCATCTCCATGTGCCCCTCGGTCTGTGCCTGCCTGGTGCTGGGCTGCTACTGTGGGGGCTCCTTTAACTCCATTGTGCAGACCCCCTTAACATTCACCCTCCCATTCTGCGGCTCCAACCACATCGACCACTTCCACTGTGATGTGCCGCCTCTGCTCAAGCTTGCCTGTGCTGACACTATGACCAATGAGCTGGTCATGTTTGGCCTCTCTGGCCTCATCATCATGGGCACCACACTCGTGGTTCTCGTCTCCTATGGCTACATCACAGTGACCATCCTGAGGATGAGCTCAGGAGAAGGGAGACACAAGCTCTTCTCCACCTGTGGCTCCCACATGACAGCCGTGTCCCTCTTTTATGGGACCCTTTTTGTCATGTATGCCCAGCCAGGAGCTGTGGAGTCCATGGAGCAGGGCAAGGTGGTCTCTGTCTTCTACACCCTGGTCATCCCGATGCTCAACCCTCTCGTCTACAGTCTGAGAAACAAAGATGTGAAGGATGCCCTGTGGAGACTGGGCCAGAAACACACAGCCAAGTGA
- the OR9S3 gene encoding olfactory receptor family 9 subfamily S member 3, giving the protein MSIPKNGNLSVMPLQEFVLEGFEGVPQTQALLFALFLALYVVAILGNLTMIVVITLDARLHSPMYFFLKNLSFVDLCYSSVIAPKALANFLSSSKVITFAGCATQLFFFSLLATSEAFLLAVMAYDRFMAICSPLLYPITMRPSVCACLVLSSYCGGCLNSILQTSFTFTLPFCNSNHIDHFFCDVPPLIQIACADTTINELLLFGICGLIIVGTTLVVLVSYGYITVTILRMHSGGGRHKLFSTCGSHMTAVSLFYGTVFVMYAQPGAVQSMEQGKVVSVFYTLVIPMLNPLIYSLRNKDVQEALWRLGQKHTAT; this is encoded by the coding sequence ATGTCAATTCCCAAAAATGGAAACCTCTCAGTGATGCCTCTGCAGGAGTTTGTGCTGGAGGGCTTTGAGGGTGTTCCGCAGACCCAAGCCCTGCTCTTTGCTCTGTTCCTGGCCCTGTACGTGGTGGCCATCCTGGGGAACCTCACCATGATCGTGGTCATCACCCTGGATGCCCGTCTGCACTCCCCGATGTACTTCTTCCTGAAAAACCTCTCCTTTGTGGACCTGTGTTACTCATCTGTCATCGCCCCCAAGGCCCTGGCCAACTTCCTGTCCTCCTCCAAGGTCATCACCTTTGCAGGATGTGCCACACAGCTGTTCTTCTTCTCCTTACTGGCTACCAGTGAGGCATTCCTCTTGgccgtgatggcctatgaccgcttcaTGGCCATCTGCAGCCCCCTGCTTTACCCCATCACTATGCGTCCCTCGGTCTGTGCCTGCCTGGTGCTGAGCTCCTACTGTGGGGGCTGCCTCAACTCCATCCTGCAGACCAGCTTCACATTCACTCTCCCATTCTGCAACTCCAACCACATCGACCACTTCTTCTGTGATGTGCCTCCTTTGATCCAGATTGCCTGTGCTGACACTACCATCAATGAACTGCTCTTGTTTGGAATCTGTGGCCTCATCATCGTGGGCACGACACTCGTGGTCCTTGTCTCCTATGGCTACATCACAGTGACCATCTTGAGGATGCACTCAGGAGGAGGGAGACACAAGCTCTTCTCCACCTGTGGCTCCCACATGACAGCCGTGTCTCTCTTTTATGGGACTGTCTTTGTCATGTATGCTCAGCCGGGagctgtgcagtccatggagcagGGCAAGGTGGTCTCTGTCTTCTACACCCTGGTCATCCCAATGCTGAATCCCCTCATCTACAGTCTGAGAAACAAGGATGTGCAGGAAGCCCTGTGGAGACTGGGGCAGAAACACACAGCCACGTGA